A single Paraburkholderia sp. D15 DNA region contains:
- a CDS encoding ABC transporter ATP-binding protein, whose translation MSDVTRIYGEGAAAVAAVANASFDIAGDRFTVLSGPSGSGKTTLLNLLGGLDRVTSGELTIAGQSIKTMTDDRLADFRARHIGFVFQSFNLLPVLSAYENVEYPLVLLGVPKAERRKRSLDLLDAVGLVDKAHRLPGELSGGQQQRVAIARALVTDPSLVLADEPTANLDSASGTAIIKLMRDMQLERQTSFVFSSHDPQVLACADDVVVIRDGRVVEIRRAETVEGH comes from the coding sequence TTGAGCGACGTAACAAGGATCTATGGCGAGGGCGCTGCCGCCGTCGCGGCAGTGGCCAACGCGTCATTCGACATCGCCGGTGATCGCTTCACCGTGCTATCCGGGCCGTCCGGCAGCGGCAAGACAACCTTGCTGAACCTGCTAGGCGGACTCGATCGCGTCACAAGCGGCGAGCTGACCATAGCAGGGCAATCCATCAAAACGATGACCGACGACCGCCTTGCGGATTTCAGGGCGCGTCACATCGGTTTTGTCTTCCAGTCGTTCAATCTGCTCCCCGTACTCAGCGCGTACGAGAACGTCGAGTACCCGCTCGTGCTGCTGGGCGTACCCAAGGCAGAGCGTCGCAAACGTTCCCTCGATCTGCTCGACGCGGTGGGTCTCGTCGATAAAGCCCACCGTTTGCCGGGAGAGCTGTCGGGCGGCCAACAGCAACGCGTCGCGATTGCCCGCGCGCTAGTGACGGACCCGTCCCTGGTACTCGCCGACGAACCGACCGCGAACCTGGACAGCGCAAGCGGCACCGCCATCATCAAGCTCATGCGAGACATGCAACTCGAGCGCCAGACTTCGTTCGTGTTTTCCTCACACGATCCACAGGTGCTCGCGTGCGCGGATGACGTCGTGGTGATCCGCGACGGCCGCGTCGTCGAAATCCGGCGCGCCGAA